CGCCATTGCCGAGGGCTACCTGGCGCCGCCGCGCGCCGTCTCGGTGCCGCTCAAGTTCCAGCGCGAGGGCATTCGCTACGCCGATTTGAGCGAGGACGAAAAAGAGCAGTGGGACGCGCTGGACTGGGGAGACGACAACGGCGAAGGCGGCGAGGCGCCCGACGCCGTGGGCGCCGAGGCCGTGAACCAATGGCTGTTCAACCAGGACACCGTGGACAAGATGCTGGCCCTGCTGATGGCGCGCGGCCACAAGGTGGCGGGCGGCGACCGGCTGGGCAAGACCATCATCTTTGCGCGCAACCAGCAGCACGCCGAATTCATACAGCAGCGCTTTGACGCCAACTACCCCGCGTACCGGGGCCAGTTTGCGCGCACCATCACCTTCCAGACCGAGTACGCGCAGTCGCTGATCGACGCCTTTGCGCAGAAGGACAGCGCGCCGCACATCGCCATTTCGGTGGACATGCTCGACACCGGCATCGACGTGCCCGAGGTGGTGAACCTGGTGTTCTTCAAGATCGTGCGCTCCAAGGCCAAGTTCTGGCAGATGCTCGGGCGTGGCACGCGGCTGTGCCCCGAGCTGTTCGGGCCGGGGCAGGACAAGAAAGACTTCTTCATCTTCGACTTCTGCCAGAACCTGGAATTTTTCAGCCAGAACCTGGAGGGCAGCGAGGGCGCGCTCGGGCAGCCGCTGTCGCAGCGCTTGTTCAATGCGCGGCTGGAGCTGATCGGCCTGCTGGACCAGCGCCTGAAAACGCAGGGCGTGGCCGAGGCGCCTGCGCCGGACTACCAGCTCACCGAATCCACCCTGCGCCAGGACATTGCCGCGCTGCTGCACGCCGTGGTGGCCGGCATGTCGCTTACCAACTTTGTCGTGCGCGCGCAGCGCCGCTGGGTCGAGGCCTGGGCCCAGGCCGACGCCTGGCAGCAGCCCACGCCCGAGCAGCTGGCCGAGGTGGCTGAGCACCTATCCGGCCTGCCCAGCAGCGTGCGCGACGACGACGAGGACGCCAAGCGCTTTGACGCCCTGCTGCTGGGCACGCAGCTGGCCCTGCTGCGCGCCGAGCCCGCGCTCTCGCGCCTGCAAAAGCGCGTGCAGCAGCTGGCAGCCGCCCTGCTGGCGCTGGCCAACGTGCCCAGCGTGCGCGAGCAGCTCGTGCTGATCGATGCCGTGGCCGGCGACGAGTGGTGGCAAGACGTGACCCTGCCCATGCTGGAGCAGGCGCGGCGCCGGCTGCGCGGCCTCATCAAGCTGATCGAAAAGCAAGGCCGCAAGCCGGTCTACACCGACTTTGAAGACGCGCTGGGCGAGGCCACCGAGGTCGATTTGCCCCTGGTGGCCGGCGCCGTGGACTTTGAGCGCTTTCGCGCCAAGGCCCGGGCCTTTTTGCACGCCCACGGCGACCGCCTGGCGCTGCACAAGCTGCGCCGCAACCAGCCGCTGACGGCACTGGATTTGCAGGAGCTCGAAGCCCTGCTGCACGAGGCTGGCGGCAGCGACGGCGACATCGAGCGCGCCCGCACGCTGCACGCCAGCCTGCCTGTCTTTATCCGCTCCCTGGTCGGGCTCGAACGCGAGGCGGCCACCGCCGCCTTTGCCAGCCTGATCGCCCCCGGCACGGCCAGCGCCAGCCAGCTGCAGTTCATCGACGAAATCGTGCAGCACCTGACCGAGCACGGCGCCATGCCGGCGCACCGGCTCTACGAATCACCCTTCACCGACATCCACGCCCAGGGGCCAGATGGGGTGTTTGAAACCGCAAAAGTTGAGCAACTGTTTCAAACGCTGCAACAGTTCGCGTGCCAACAGGCCGCGTAACCCCTTTGCGAACTGCAGGCTGCAGGCTTATTTGTAAAACACCTCGACGCTGCCCTTGAGCGCGAGCAGCAGCGGGCGGCCCGTGCGGTCGCGGGTTTTGCCGGCGGGCACCTTGATCCAACCCTCGCTGACGCAGTATTCCTCAACGTCAAAGCGCTCCTTGCCATTGAGCCGCACGCCAATGTCGGCCTGCTGCGCCAGCACGGCGGCGGCGTGGTGCGGGCTGCGCGGGTCGATCGCCAGGCGATCGGGCAGGGGCAGAAGGTTGTCGGCAGGGTTGCTCATGGCGGGGCCTCAAAGATGCGAAAAAACGAAAGGCCGCCATTGTGGCCCAAGCCAGGGGTGGCTTTGTTTGCTATAAAAATAATAGCTATTCGCGCTTGCCAGATAAGCGCTAGAGCCTTTTTTTATTCAAAAACCAGCGCCTGTGGACAACTGCGGGCACAACGCCGGCACAAGCACCCGGCTATCCCCAGGCGGGCGCTGGCGGGTCGTTTTATCCACAAACCCGGTACACCCGGCGCCGGGGCCGATCCCCAACCTTGTGGATAAGCCAAGTCATTGTCAAAAAAAGAAAAACACCGTTTATCCACAGGCACCG
This DNA window, taken from Acidovorax sp. HDW3, encodes the following:
- a CDS encoding DEAD/DEAH box helicase family protein, with amino-acid sequence MEARRAEAAAHADPRAACFYARRTLELAVAWLYQAEGGRGGSLRMPYKADLSAFLFEPSFQQLVGSAVHAKMDVIRRLGNQAVHHTRPVPPQDALAALRELFHVAFWLAQHYARRVGDRPAAALQFRADLLPPAAGTAVAQAQAASRAAQAAAQEALARQAQVLAERDAQLREAAARNAALDAKLAQYRAEIAAAKAANAAQPAPAHDYDEAATRDLFIDLLLKEAGWPLADARDREYPVHGMPNGTGQGFVDYVLWSGEKPLAIVEAKRTRRSAKEGEQQALLYADCLERQTGHRPVLYGSNGYEHWLWDDTTSPPRAVQGFHTRDELELMAQRRSTRQPLARLPTTGLPIAPGIVGRHYQQRAIRRVLETFERDQQRKALVVMATGAGKTRTVIALVDVLMRAGWVKRVLFLADRVALVNQAVNAFKAHLPDCAPVNLVTERATEGRVYVSTYPTMMGLINEGAGTGQRRFGVGHFDLIVVDEAHRSIYQKYRAIFHYFDALLVGLTATPKDEIDRNTYGLFGLESGVPTDAYGLDDAIAEGYLAPPRAVSVPLKFQREGIRYADLSEDEKEQWDALDWGDDNGEGGEAPDAVGAEAVNQWLFNQDTVDKMLALLMARGHKVAGGDRLGKTIIFARNQQHAEFIQQRFDANYPAYRGQFARTITFQTEYAQSLIDAFAQKDSAPHIAISVDMLDTGIDVPEVVNLVFFKIVRSKAKFWQMLGRGTRLCPELFGPGQDKKDFFIFDFCQNLEFFSQNLEGSEGALGQPLSQRLFNARLELIGLLDQRLKTQGVAEAPAPDYQLTESTLRQDIAALLHAVVAGMSLTNFVVRAQRRWVEAWAQADAWQQPTPEQLAEVAEHLSGLPSSVRDDDEDAKRFDALLLGTQLALLRAEPALSRLQKRVQQLAAALLALANVPSVREQLVLIDAVAGDEWWQDVTLPMLEQARRRLRGLIKLIEKQGRKPVYTDFEDALGEATEVDLPLVAGAVDFERFRAKARAFLHAHGDRLALHKLRRNQPLTALDLQELEALLHEAGGSDGDIERARTLHASLPVFIRSLVGLEREAATAAFASLIAPGTASASQLQFIDEIVQHLTEHGAMPAHRLYESPFTDIHAQGPDGVFETAKVEQLFQTLQQFACQQAA
- a CDS encoding DUF3297 family protein → MSNPADNLLPLPDRLAIDPRSPHHAAAVLAQQADIGVRLNGKERFDVEEYCVSEGWIKVPAGKTRDRTGRPLLLALKGSVEVFYK